Proteins encoded by one window of Calidithermus timidus DSM 17022:
- a CDS encoding glycosyltransferase family 4 protein translates to MRVAVVHDWLVTYAGSERVLEQILLCFPQADLFSLVDFLPQGQRGFIQDRPVQTSFIQRLPRARAAYRSYLPLMPLAVEQFDLRGYDVVISSSHAVAKGVLTGPDQLHLSYVHTPIRYAWDLQPQYLREAGLERGIKGALARALLHYMRLWDQRTAAGVDVFIANSHYIARRIRKAYRREAEVIYPPVDVESFTLHEPKEDFYLAASRMVPYKRMDLIVEAFSQMPERKLVVIGDGPDFEKVKAKAAPNVRMMGYQPFSSLKEHMQRAKAFVFAAEEDFGIIPVEAQACGTPVIAYGKGGALETVQEGVSGVFFPEQTPRAILEAVERFEQQTWNPSAVRQAVERFGAERFRQQFKDLVEREWSKFVASKSDGRYPE, encoded by the coding sequence GTGCGGGTTGCCGTCGTCCATGACTGGCTGGTCACCTATGCCGGCTCCGAGCGGGTGCTCGAGCAGATTCTGCTGTGCTTCCCCCAGGCAGACCTCTTCAGCCTGGTAGACTTCCTTCCTCAAGGACAACGTGGCTTCATACAGGACAGACCCGTACAGACCTCCTTCATCCAAAGGCTCCCGAGGGCTCGCGCCGCCTACCGGAGCTATCTGCCCCTGATGCCCCTCGCCGTCGAGCAGTTCGACCTGCGGGGGTACGACGTGGTGATCTCGAGCTCCCACGCGGTGGCTAAAGGGGTACTCACCGGGCCGGACCAGCTGCACCTGAGCTACGTTCACACCCCTATCCGCTACGCCTGGGACCTACAGCCGCAATACCTGCGTGAAGCCGGGTTGGAACGGGGGATAAAAGGCGCACTGGCCCGTGCTCTCCTGCACTACATGCGGTTATGGGATCAACGCACGGCGGCCGGGGTCGACGTATTCATCGCCAATTCCCACTACATCGCCCGGCGCATCCGCAAGGCATACCGCCGCGAGGCTGAAGTGATCTACCCCCCTGTGGACGTGGAATCTTTCACGCTGCACGAGCCCAAGGAGGACTTCTACCTGGCGGCCTCGAGGATGGTTCCTTACAAGCGGATGGACCTCATCGTCGAGGCCTTCAGTCAGATGCCCGAGCGCAAGCTGGTGGTCATCGGGGACGGCCCCGACTTCGAGAAGGTCAAGGCGAAAGCGGCCCCCAACGTCCGGATGATGGGCTACCAGCCCTTCTCTTCCCTCAAGGAGCACATGCAGCGGGCGAAAGCCTTCGTGTTCGCAGCGGAGGAGGACTTCGGGATCATCCCGGTGGAGGCCCAGGCCTGCGGCACGCCCGTGATCGCCTACGGCAAAGGGGGAGCGCTCGAGACAGTACAAGAGGGGGTTAGCGGCGTTTTCTTCCCCGAACAGACGCCTCGAGCCATCCTCGAGGCCGTCGAGCGCTTCGAGCAGCAGACTTGGAACCCCAGCGCCGTGCGCCAAGCGGTCGAACGGTTTGGGGCGGAGCGGTTCCGGCAGCAGTTCAAGGATCTGGTGGAGCGGGAATGGTCAAAATTCGTAGCTTCCAAAAGCGACGGCCGTTACCCTGAGTAA
- the wbaP gene encoding undecaprenyl-phosphate galactose phosphotransferase WbaP: MLRRPVNASVRLLHNPCLPWLTSATLLFSDLLMLGLASIATIWVRWLLPGSLPLELYTGLWPGLIVFAAIYGLVGLYRVGLTPVEELRLLSYTSSGLFLVFGAATFLLKGGELYSRSVFLVVWLLSLLLVPLGRALVRHLFAAKPWWGEAVVIFGAGATQCQVVRALQAQPGLGFKPIAMLDDDTSRHGTACAGVPVAGGMDLAPAVARQLGVRYAVVAMPGVTRGELLKLLEQQERVFPHLLLIPDLLGLSSLWISPRDLGGMLALELRQQLLLPGPRLLKRLMDLGLVVLAALPLALLTAVIALLIRLETKGPVFYGHPRIGQGGRMFRAWKFRSMVPDADRVLEQYLAQHPELREEWEQNHKLKNDPRVTRVGRFLRRTSLDELPQLWNVLKGEMSLVGPRPIVQEEVGRYNQELSLYLKVRPGLSGMWQVSGRNNTSYAQRVALDTYYVRNWSVWLDLYILARTTLAVLSKNGAY; the protein is encoded by the coding sequence ATGCTACGTCGCCCAGTAAATGCCTCGGTGCGCCTGTTGCATAACCCCTGCTTACCCTGGCTCACCTCGGCAACCCTGCTCTTTTCCGATCTCTTGATGCTGGGGTTGGCCTCGATCGCAACCATCTGGGTACGCTGGCTCCTACCCGGCAGCCTCCCCCTAGAGCTCTACACGGGGCTGTGGCCAGGCTTGATAGTGTTCGCAGCGATCTACGGCCTGGTGGGGCTTTACCGGGTTGGACTCACCCCGGTCGAGGAGTTGCGGCTGCTGTCGTACACCTCGAGCGGTCTTTTCCTGGTGTTCGGCGCCGCCACCTTTTTGCTCAAGGGGGGCGAGCTCTACTCGCGCTCGGTGTTCCTGGTGGTCTGGCTGTTGAGCTTGCTGCTGGTGCCGCTGGGGCGGGCACTGGTTCGGCATCTATTCGCCGCCAAACCCTGGTGGGGCGAGGCCGTGGTGATATTCGGGGCGGGGGCCACACAGTGCCAGGTGGTTCGAGCGCTCCAGGCCCAGCCCGGTCTGGGCTTCAAACCCATCGCCATGCTCGACGACGACACGAGCCGTCATGGCACGGCCTGCGCGGGGGTGCCGGTTGCAGGAGGAATGGACCTGGCCCCCGCGGTCGCCCGGCAGTTAGGAGTGCGCTACGCGGTGGTGGCGATGCCAGGGGTAACCCGAGGGGAGTTGCTGAAGCTTCTGGAGCAGCAGGAACGGGTCTTTCCGCACCTCCTGCTCATCCCCGACCTGCTGGGACTCAGCAGCCTGTGGATCTCACCCCGCGATCTCGGCGGGATGCTCGCCCTCGAGCTGCGCCAACAGCTCCTGCTGCCCGGGCCCCGCCTCCTCAAGCGGCTGATGGACCTTGGCCTGGTCGTACTGGCAGCCCTGCCGCTGGCCTTGCTCACCGCGGTGATCGCGCTGCTGATCCGCCTCGAGACCAAGGGTCCCGTCTTCTACGGCCACCCCCGTATCGGCCAGGGGGGCCGGATGTTCAGGGCCTGGAAATTCCGCTCGATGGTTCCCGACGCCGACCGGGTACTCGAGCAATACCTGGCACAGCATCCGGAGCTGCGAGAGGAGTGGGAGCAAAACCACAAGCTCAAAAACGACCCCCGGGTCACTCGAGTGGGCCGCTTCCTGCGGCGCACCAGCCTCGACGAACTCCCCCAGCTCTGGAACGTACTCAAGGGCGAGATGAGCCTCGTGGGACCTCGCCCCATCGTGCAAGAGGAGGTCGGCCGCTACAACCAAGAGCTGAGCCTGTACCTGAAGGTACGGCCCGGGCTTTCGGGCATGTGGCAGGTCTCCGGGCGCAACAACACCTCCTATGCTCAGCGGGTAGCGCTGGACACCTATTATGTGCGCAACTGGTCGGTGTGGCTCGACCTGTACATTCTCGCCCGAACAACCCTAGCAGTGCTCAGCAAAAACGGAGCCTATTGA
- a CDS encoding DAK2 domain-containing protein, whose amino-acid sequence MAESLTPGAVAEAFRYATDWFAIYVEETNALNVYPVPDGDTGTNMHLTLQSVRRELDLADTSRMSEVARAISYGSLLGARGNSGVITSQILKGFAEAIKNEPTLTPPLLVRALEQGQQAGYKAVMKPVEGTILTVIRGLAEGARALGKGASSIEEVLEAALSAGRRALEGTPELLPVLKQAGVVDAGGAGLIRLVEGLQGYVLGLPLPEPPKIEKYAQTAFEQEDFGYCTEFLMEGVVEPVEKIREMVSSYGDSLLVVGAEGYVKGHIHTNDPDGLLALVARYGKMVRTKVEDMSQQHTEILSMAGAADEAPPPTGLVVVATGWGLVKAFRGFGARVVAGGQTANPSVQDILEAIKSLPNPNVIVLPNNSNVIMSANQAAELARAQGKNAVVVPTRTLGAGLAAAVVYQAEAELTELIPEMEEAAARAVTLEVTRASRDASLEGLDVKEGKPIGLKNDKLVVVADTPEEALINLVRLSVAENEYEIMTLFHGAAVEREKLDELLSFLKAQFEDLSIEVLPGSPDLYDYLAAIE is encoded by the coding sequence GTGGCTGAGAGCCTGACCCCGGGCGCCGTAGCCGAGGCCTTCCGCTACGCTACCGACTGGTTCGCCATCTACGTCGAGGAAACCAACGCCCTCAACGTCTACCCTGTCCCCGACGGCGACACCGGCACCAACATGCACCTCACGCTGCAATCGGTGCGGCGGGAGCTGGACTTGGCCGATACCTCCCGCATGAGCGAGGTGGCGCGGGCCATCAGCTACGGTTCGCTGCTGGGAGCGCGTGGCAACTCCGGGGTGATCACCTCGCAGATCCTCAAGGGCTTTGCCGAGGCCATCAAGAACGAGCCCACCCTGACGCCTCCCTTGCTGGTGCGGGCCCTCGAGCAGGGCCAGCAGGCCGGTTACAAGGCCGTGATGAAGCCGGTAGAGGGCACCATCCTCACCGTCATTCGCGGTTTGGCCGAAGGGGCTAGAGCGCTGGGGAAGGGGGCCAGCAGCATCGAGGAGGTGCTCGAGGCCGCCCTGAGCGCCGGGCGCCGGGCGCTGGAGGGCACGCCTGAGCTGCTGCCGGTGCTCAAGCAGGCCGGGGTGGTCGATGCCGGAGGCGCGGGCCTGATCCGCCTGGTTGAGGGTTTGCAGGGCTACGTGCTGGGCCTGCCCTTGCCCGAGCCCCCCAAAATCGAGAAGTACGCCCAGACCGCCTTCGAGCAGGAGGACTTCGGCTACTGCACCGAGTTCCTCATGGAAGGCGTGGTCGAGCCGGTGGAGAAGATACGCGAGATGGTCTCGTCCTACGGCGACTCGCTCTTGGTGGTAGGGGCCGAGGGTTACGTCAAGGGTCACATTCACACCAACGACCCCGACGGCCTGCTGGCCCTGGTGGCCCGCTATGGCAAGATGGTGCGCACCAAGGTCGAGGACATGTCCCAGCAGCACACCGAAATCCTGAGCATGGCCGGGGCCGCCGACGAGGCTCCGCCGCCCACGGGGCTTGTGGTGGTGGCTACGGGCTGGGGCTTGGTCAAGGCTTTCCGCGGCTTCGGGGCCCGGGTGGTGGCGGGTGGTCAGACTGCCAACCCCAGCGTGCAGGACATCCTCGAGGCCATCAAGAGCTTGCCCAATCCCAACGTCATCGTGTTGCCCAACAACTCCAACGTGATCATGAGCGCCAACCAGGCCGCCGAGCTGGCTAGGGCCCAGGGTAAGAACGCGGTGGTGGTGCCCACCCGCACCCTGGGCGCGGGACTGGCGGCTGCGGTGGTCTATCAGGCCGAGGCTGAGCTCACCGAACTGATCCCCGAAATGGAGGAGGCCGCTGCCCGCGCGGTGACCCTCGAGGTCACCCGTGCCAGCCGCGACGCGAGCTTAGAGGGCCTCGACGTCAAGGAGGGCAAGCCCATCGGTCTGAAGAACGACAAGCTCGTCGTGGTGGCCGACACCCCTGAGGAAGCTCTGATCAACTTGGTGCGCTTGAGCGTCGCCGAGAACGAATACGAGATCATGACCCTTTTTCACGGGGCCGCGGTGGAGCGGGAGAAGCTCGATGAATTGCTCTCTTTCCTGAAGGCTCAGTTCGAGGACCTCAGCATCGAGGTGCTGCCGGGTAGCCCCGACCTCTACGACTACCTGGCTGCGATTGAGTAG
- a CDS encoding Asp23/Gls24 family envelope stress response protein: protein MKGNITVTEGALAAIVALAAHEVPGVVGMSPAGIRDSISRILGKTEASEGVVVKPDPAAPGKYVADLYVVVAFGSRIPAVVDNIGERVHWAAKSLAGTELSAVRVHVVGVSRG, encoded by the coding sequence TTGAAAGGCAATATCACCGTAACCGAAGGAGCCCTGGCCGCGATCGTGGCCCTGGCGGCCCATGAAGTGCCCGGCGTGGTGGGCATGAGCCCCGCCGGAATTCGCGATTCGATCAGCCGCATCCTGGGAAAGACCGAAGCCAGCGAAGGGGTGGTGGTCAAGCCCGATCCCGCCGCTCCCGGCAAATACGTGGCCGACCTTTACGTGGTGGTGGCCTTTGGTTCGCGCATCCCCGCCGTGGTGGACAACATCGGTGAGCGGGTTCACTGGGCAGCCAAGAGCCTCGCCGGCACCGAGCTCTCGGCGGTGCGGGTTCACGTGGTGGGGGTGAGCCGTGGCTGA
- a CDS encoding DUF3108 domain-containing protein, with product MSFVWPLLFCLSVLGPSAWAAREVPWASGEKLVYRFSWAGLEAGELRLMATAQAGGWRFEGKLIPKGLGVLLGYGYEVESLVDEEFYTLRFSKTLIEPFRGTTRLLAERQAGQEPLVVTITEPDGQKHGYKAEVRPVLDDLSVLYFLRLNPEVRVVQMVDFKAIILSRPELLKDKEGLLGYRIAQNGATIEIWLRNDARRTPVFLAFGRDWGRLEARLIE from the coding sequence ATGAGCTTTGTCTGGCCCCTGCTGTTTTGCCTGAGCGTTCTCGGTCCATCGGCCTGGGCCGCCAGGGAGGTGCCGTGGGCTTCGGGGGAGAAGCTGGTCTACCGCTTTAGCTGGGCGGGCCTCGAGGCTGGCGAGCTGCGCCTCATGGCCACCGCCCAGGCCGGGGGCTGGCGCTTCGAGGGAAAGCTGATCCCCAAGGGGCTGGGGGTGCTGCTGGGCTACGGCTACGAGGTGGAGAGCCTGGTGGACGAGGAATTCTACACCCTGCGCTTTTCCAAGACCCTCATCGAGCCTTTCAGGGGCACCACCCGCCTCCTGGCCGAGCGACAGGCCGGCCAGGAGCCGCTGGTGGTAACCATCACCGAGCCCGACGGCCAGAAGCACGGCTACAAAGCCGAGGTGCGCCCAGTGCTCGACGACCTCTCGGTGCTATACTTCTTGCGGCTCAACCCCGAAGTCAGGGTTGTGCAGATGGTGGATTTCAAGGCGATCATCCTGAGCAGGCCCGAGCTTTTGAAGGACAAGGAGGGGTTGTTGGGCTACCGCATCGCCCAGAACGGGGCCACCATCGAAATCTGGCTGCGCAACGATGCCCGCCGCACCCCGGTGTTCCTGGCTTTCGGGCGGGACTGGGGTCGCCTCGAGGCGCGGCTGATAGAATAG
- a CDS encoding lipid-A-disaccharide synthase-related protein — protein sequence MGRILLISNGHGEDIIAAVIGQKLQALGYGLEALPLVGRGTAYERTGFVVHGPRRQMPSGGFVLDDPTAFLRDLRAGWLAMSLGHWQAARQVAARSEAIVAVGDLYALAVARIFGRKPTFLMQSRVSLRAWGGRDRRVDRAYTGLERLLMRSAVRVYPREPEGARWLRAHGIAQAEYLGNPMLDAVSGEASLEPSPPYLLLLPGSRPDAYYSLPRMLEACRLLRSTGLTPVVAWAGLELSKLQTPGWRKEATAKAEGVVLRLIHPDGTVAHLTTGAFRRALEGARLALSTSGTAAEQAAGFGVPLVGFPTAGPQYTLPFARAQQRMLGRALTLTEPNPEAIAQAARELLSNPTRYAAAQADGKAAMGEAGGAERIARDVDRCLRRLPMIDGG from the coding sequence ATGGGCCGCATCCTGCTGATCTCCAACGGCCATGGCGAGGACATCATCGCCGCGGTCATCGGACAGAAGCTCCAGGCGCTGGGGTACGGCCTCGAGGCGCTGCCGCTGGTGGGCCGGGGCACGGCCTATGAGCGCACGGGTTTCGTTGTGCACGGCCCACGCCGACAGATGCCCTCCGGAGGCTTCGTGCTCGACGACCCCACGGCCTTCCTGCGCGACCTGCGGGCGGGCTGGCTGGCGATGAGCCTGGGGCACTGGCAGGCAGCCCGCCAGGTGGCCGCCCGGTCGGAGGCCATCGTGGCCGTAGGCGACCTCTACGCCCTGGCGGTGGCCCGCATCTTTGGCCGTAAGCCCACCTTTTTGATGCAGTCGCGGGTTTCACTGCGGGCTTGGGGTGGCCGGGACAGGCGGGTAGACCGGGCGTACACGGGCCTCGAGCGTCTCCTCATGCGAAGCGCCGTGCGGGTCTACCCCCGCGAGCCCGAGGGGGCCCGGTGGCTACGCGCCCACGGCATCGCCCAGGCCGAGTACCTGGGCAACCCCATGCTCGACGCGGTGAGCGGCGAGGCCAGCCTCGAGCCTTCCCCACCCTACCTGCTGCTGCTGCCCGGCTCACGCCCCGACGCCTACTACAGCCTGCCGAGGATGCTCGAGGCCTGCCGCCTGCTGCGCTCCACCGGCCTGACCCCCGTGGTGGCCTGGGCGGGCCTCGAGCTGAGCAAGCTGCAAACCCCCGGATGGAGGAAGGAAGCCACCGCAAAGGCCGAGGGGGTGGTGCTGCGCCTGATCCACCCCGATGGCACCGTAGCCCACCTGACCACCGGAGCCTTTCGGCGGGCGCTCGAGGGGGCCCGCCTGGCCCTCTCCACCAGCGGAACCGCCGCCGAACAGGCCGCGGGCTTCGGCGTGCCCCTAGTAGGATTCCCCACCGCCGGCCCCCAATACACCCTCCCCTTCGCCCGGGCCCAGCAGAGGATGCTGGGAAGAGCCCTGACCCTGACAGAACCCAACCCCGAGGCCATCGCCCAAGCGGCCCGCGAGCTGCTCTCCAACCCCACCCGCTACGCAGCCGCCCAGGCCGACGGCAAGGCCGCGATGGGCGAAGCCGGAGGGGCTGAGCGGATTGCTCGAGATGTAGATCGGTGCTTGCGTCGGCTGCCGATGATCGATGGCGGATAG
- a CDS encoding amidase family protein, with amino-acid sequence MSQQSSPPTSAESGKPSSPKRDWESFVARQVHEQTAQHEYPLRQALDFSPFEEALTGLEPTLLARLERLSQSSSIQGLQAAMAAGEVSSEQLTLFYLERIRRYNDRLGAYLELNPLALEQARERDLERQRGRVRGPLHGIPLCLKDNIATAAPMHTTAGAAALRGATPDRDAFVTKRLLEAGAVILGKNNLSEWANFMSSTSVNGFSALGGHTRNPYGPFDVGGSSSGTASAVAANLAVAGIGSETSGSLIYPAAQNSLFTLKPTLGLVSRDRIIPITDAQDTAGPMSKSAADLAVLMYVLAAHDPNDPLTQRALHPRVGEFARAPVPLALEGLRVGWVQHVQREGDQAVMERVAQSLREAGAEVVPVPYPQTKLEMLPVLRYGLRQGVNAYLEATRAPIGSLEQVIVFNAQNPVAAPYGQDLLQASQDEAMTADQYRELTLHNRKVGMATLRELMTQSRAGGDPLSGRHSHTPTVLMAIGNSLSLYTSTSGFPVLNFPAGYRDSGEPVGVSLVGDLLEDAYLISLAQAISERLNVRRPPSMAEDS; translated from the coding sequence ATGAGCCAGCAGTCCTCCCCTCCGACCTCCGCGGAGTCGGGTAAGCCAAGCAGCCCCAAGCGCGACTGGGAGAGCTTTGTAGCGCGGCAGGTCCATGAACAGACCGCCCAGCACGAATATCCTCTGCGCCAGGCCCTGGACTTCTCGCCCTTCGAGGAGGCTCTGACCGGTCTCGAGCCCACCCTCCTCGCGCGGCTCGAGCGCCTGAGCCAGTCCTCGAGCATCCAAGGGCTTCAGGCTGCGATGGCGGCAGGCGAGGTGAGTTCCGAACAGCTCACCCTCTTCTACCTGGAGCGCATCCGTCGCTACAACGACCGGCTTGGCGCCTACCTCGAGCTCAATCCCCTGGCGCTCGAGCAGGCCCGCGAGCGCGACCTCGAGCGCCAGCGGGGCCGCGTGCGCGGCCCACTCCACGGCATCCCCCTGTGCCTCAAGGACAACATCGCCACCGCCGCCCCCATGCACACCACTGCCGGAGCCGCTGCCCTGCGTGGGGCTACCCCCGATCGCGACGCCTTCGTCACGAAAAGGCTCTTAGAGGCCGGGGCGGTGATCTTGGGCAAGAACAACCTCTCGGAGTGGGCTAATTTCATGAGCAGCACCTCGGTCAACGGCTTCAGCGCCCTGGGGGGGCATACCCGCAACCCCTACGGCCCCTTCGACGTCGGCGGCAGCAGCAGCGGCACCGCCTCAGCGGTAGCGGCCAACCTGGCGGTGGCCGGGATCGGCAGCGAAACCTCAGGCTCGCTCATCTACCCTGCCGCCCAGAACAGCCTCTTCACCCTCAAGCCCACCCTGGGTCTGGTCAGCCGTGACCGCATCATCCCCATCACCGACGCACAGGACACCGCCGGGCCCATGAGCAAAAGTGCCGCTGATTTAGCCGTGCTGATGTATGTGCTGGCCGCGCACGACCCCAACGATCCCCTCACCCAACGAGCGCTGCATCCCAGGGTCGGGGAGTTCGCCAGGGCTCCGGTCCCGCTGGCGCTTGAGGGGCTAAGGGTGGGCTGGGTGCAGCACGTGCAGCGCGAGGGCGACCAAGCCGTGATGGAGCGCGTGGCCCAGAGCCTGCGCGAAGCGGGAGCGGAAGTGGTGCCCGTGCCCTATCCCCAAACCAAGCTCGAGATGCTTCCGGTGCTACGCTACGGCCTGCGCCAGGGGGTCAACGCCTACCTCGAGGCCACCCGAGCCCCCATCGGAAGCCTCGAGCAGGTGATTGTCTTTAACGCCCAGAACCCGGTGGCCGCTCCCTACGGCCAAGACCTGCTGCAGGCCTCCCAGGACGAGGCCATGACCGCGGATCAGTACCGTGAACTCACCCTGCACAACCGCAAGGTGGGTATGGCAACCTTGCGGGAGCTGATGACGCAAAGCCGGGCCGGGGGCGATCCCCTGTCGGGACGGCATAGCCATACACCAACGGTACTCATGGCCATCGGCAATAGCCTCTCGCTCTACACCTCGACTTCCGGCTTCCCCGTGCTCAACTTCCCGGCGGGCTACCGCGACTCCGGCGAGCCAGTGGGGGTTTCGCTGGTGGGGGACCTGCTCGAGGACGCCTACCTGATCTCCCTGGCCCAGGCCATCTCGGAACGCCTGAATGTTCGCCGCCCACCCTCGATGGCCGAGGACTCATGA
- a CDS encoding molybdopterin oxidoreductase family protein, with the protein MEALPSTPTHCCFCAMQCAIQLHADGTVKPLPHPVNGGKLCVLGLTSGELLGHADRLRTPLVRKGGRLEPTSWEEALEVAVRGFRPVAAEHGRSANAVYGGASLSNEKAYLLGKFARLALETPHVDYNGRYCMSAAAAQNRALGLDRGLNRPLADLPRYDLILLVGSNAAECLPMLMPHLQRAKEGGTRFIVVNPRRTLTANLATVHLAVRPGTDLALANSLLYLLAREQRLNHGFIAERTRGLEEALSAVQGCTAAWAAEVCGLMPYEVEQTVLLLASARKALILTGRGADQNSRGVATSLAFINLALGADFGTLTGQANGQGAREMGLKADQLPGYRSIEDPADRQAVARVWGVEPEQLPGKGYSAFGILEAVARGEIRGMLVMGSNPIPSSPRSDWVREALVHMEHLVVIDSFLSRPGATAWRRCISPTGSASRPTW; encoded by the coding sequence ATGGAGGCACTCCCCAGCACCCCCACCCACTGCTGTTTCTGCGCCATGCAGTGTGCGATACAACTGCACGCTGACGGCACGGTTAAGCCGCTGCCCCACCCCGTCAACGGGGGAAAGCTCTGCGTGCTGGGCCTGACCTCGGGCGAGTTGCTGGGGCACGCCGACCGCCTGAGGACCCCGCTAGTGCGCAAGGGTGGGCGGCTCGAGCCCACAAGTTGGGAAGAGGCGCTGGAGGTGGCCGTGCGGGGTTTTCGGCCCGTCGCCGCCGAGCACGGCAGGAGCGCCAACGCGGTATACGGCGGGGCCAGCCTGAGCAACGAAAAAGCCTACCTGCTGGGCAAATTCGCCCGGCTGGCCCTGGAAACACCGCACGTGGACTACAACGGGCGCTACTGCATGTCGGCGGCGGCGGCCCAGAACCGTGCGCTGGGGCTGGACCGGGGGCTCAACCGCCCCCTCGCCGACCTTCCCCGATACGACCTGATCCTGTTGGTGGGCTCCAACGCCGCCGAGTGCCTGCCCATGCTGATGCCTCATCTGCAGCGGGCCAAGGAGGGCGGAACCCGTTTCATCGTGGTAAACCCCCGACGCACCCTCACCGCCAACCTGGCCACCGTGCACTTGGCCGTGCGCCCCGGCACCGATCTGGCGCTGGCCAACAGCCTGCTCTATCTGCTGGCCAGGGAGCAGCGGCTCAACCACGGCTTCATCGCCGAGCGCACCCGAGGGCTAGAGGAAGCCCTGAGCGCTGTGCAGGGGTGTACAGCGGCCTGGGCCGCGGAGGTCTGCGGGCTGATGCCTTACGAGGTCGAACAGACCGTCCTTCTCCTTGCCAGCGCCCGTAAGGCCCTCATCCTCACCGGGCGCGGAGCCGACCAGAACTCGCGCGGCGTCGCCACCAGCTTGGCTTTCATCAACCTGGCGCTGGGGGCTGATTTTGGCACCCTCACCGGCCAGGCCAACGGCCAAGGGGCGCGGGAAATGGGCTTGAAAGCGGACCAGTTGCCGGGCTACCGCAGCATCGAAGACCCTGCCGACCGCCAGGCCGTCGCCCGCGTGTGGGGAGTGGAGCCCGAGCAACTCCCCGGCAAGGGGTACTCGGCCTTTGGGATCCTGGAGGCCGTCGCTCGAGGGGAGATCCGGGGGATGCTGGTAATGGGCTCGAACCCCATCCCTTCTTCCCCACGCTCGGACTGGGTGCGCGAGGCTCTGGTGCACATGGAGCACCTGGTGGTGATCGACTCCTTCCTCTCGAGGCCAGGGGCAACCGCGTGGCGGCGCTGCATTTCACCGACGGGGAGCGCCTCGAGGCCGACCTGGTGA